A stretch of Trichomycterus rosablanca isolate fTriRos1 chromosome 8, fTriRos1.hap1, whole genome shotgun sequence DNA encodes these proteins:
- the zdhhc15b gene encoding palmitoyltransferase ZDHHC15B: MALSGGLRLCQRIFSWIPVLIITAVALWSYYAYVFELCLFTVQNTFEKAAYLSLFHVCFVMFCWTYWKAIFTPPASPSKKFHLSYRDKERYEMEERPEVQKQILVDIAKRLPIVTRAQSGAVRFCDYCQLLKPDRCHHCSVCERCVLKMDHHCPWVNNCVGFSNYKFFLLFLFYSMLYCVFIASTVFQYFIKFWVGEISNVHAKFHVLFLLFVAVMFFVSLMFLFGYHCWLVAKNRSTLEAFSAPVFQNGPDKNGFNAGVRMNLLQVFGDNKRFWLVPIFTSQGDGHHFPLRTLNECRNPLLASEGRWEDDGGSDDDSSDAEMGNGLSVAVDVE, from the exons ATGGCGCTATCTGGAGGACTGAGGCTCTGTCAGAGGATTTTCTCCTGGATTCCTGTTCTTATCATCACCGCTGTGGCTCTGTGGTCTTATTACGCTTATGTGTTCGAACTCTGCTTGT TTACTGtacaaaatacatttgaaaAGG CGGCCTACCTGTCGTTGTTCCATGTGTGCTTTGTGATGTTCTGCTGGACATACTGGAAGGCCATTTTCACTCCACCCGCCTCACCATCCAAAAAG TTCCATCTCAGCTACAGGGATAAAGAGAGATATGAGATGGAGGAGAGACCCGAGGTGCAGAAGCAGATTCTGGTCGACATCGCTAAAAGGCTTCCCATCGTCACACGAGCTCAGTCAGGAG CCGTCAGATTTTGTGATTACTGTCAGCTGTTGAAGCCGGACCGCTGCCATCACTGCTCAGTTTGTGAGAG GTGTGTTTTAAAAATGGATCATCACTGTCCATG GGTAAACAACTGTGTTGGCTTCTCAAACTACAAGTTCTTCTTGCTTTTTTTGTTCTACTCGATGCTCTACTGCGTCTTCATTGCATCCACCGTGTttcagtattttattaagttCTGGGTG gGGGAGATTTCAAACGTTCACGCTAAGTTCCACGTCCTGTTTCTCTTGTTTGTGGCTGTCATGTTCTTTGTGAGTCTCATGTTCCTGTTTGGttaccactgctggctggtggcAAAGAACAGATCCACACTGG AGGCGTTCTCTGCTCCCGTGTTCCAGAACGGTCCTGACAAGAACGGCTTCAATGCAGGAGTGCGCATGAACCTCCTCCAGGTGTTTGGAGACAATAAAAGGTTCTGGTTGGTTCCGATCTTTACCAG TCAAGGTGATGGGCACCATTTCCCTCTGCGCACCCTGAACGAATGTCGAAATCCTTTATTGGCCAGTGAGGGGAGGTGGGAGGACGACGGCGGCTCGGATGATGACAGCTCAG ATGCTGAAATGGGAAACGGCCTTTCAGTCGCTGTCGATGTTGAATAA